One Tubulanus polymorphus chromosome 5, tnTubPoly1.2, whole genome shotgun sequence DNA segment encodes these proteins:
- the LOC141906479 gene encoding uncharacterized protein LOC141906479 isoform X1, whose translation MAENNPPSIYGLPANRHDENTKLLRVMVIAGIHLAKKDIFGASDPYVRIYLLGGGTGDSAAIIDIAQTRTIKKTLNPFWSEEFIFRVIPEEHRLLFDVYDENRMTRDDFLGQVEIPLSHLRTESPNFRIPNRDYILRPRSTRSRVKGHLRLYLGFKEEVEQPEEEEQQTEEEQTEETAENEVDFSVFESSSSPHERQPGWEMVTRHPVGGTIHAERTGSLSMQPDEDAVEEEEEGDTVNQSTEAEQENPLPSGWEERVDANGRTFYVNHMSRTTQWERPAPDGSSRLPSGWEERRDFNGRTYYYNVVTRSTTWERPTSDDASRRRNSQSDSDFSLWSHMVTGYLGRRPHSSSDLEILSVDESSTQPLPEGWIEKRDFNNRVYFYCPATKQSSLIRPTKSAPIMDSLSPVGSITTEDSGMASCPELSEHQYTLLNNSSSAVQDNIEPVTDTDEISDIGADVSEITVLPNRLEDISNGEPSQRETRKSVEEIKILPNDESNEAWSKWYQKVTDHIHSQKQPAKQPPPPEPQDLPPGWISKQDFNGRMYYYNTITKKASKTFPTEPAAAAAAAAAAEEFEHDSRRLSGDFDGAVRGVTPRRISAVDNASALPDGWIIERDARGKINYFDPVNFVCTYIRPTRPVSTSRTSTVETSSGGSTGIGSQQTPIEVRQILPRGWIMKHDNDGNLLYYNMVTMECRSTPPTIGAYESIKKKIWSGTSHSRKADGIESLNKQLPAGWVTRNGFNGNIYFYNTITKLSSDKMPGKKPQEPAEQPRATSYESHELDREEIRLLNAQIPAGWVARRDYNGQIYYYNIYSRKSSKSWPTSAATPADIDVPSEPPPVPEVPPPPLDSPIDDQSRPRPVKRHQINDEELRQLQLQLPDGWTAKRDFNGRIYYYSYSYGRSMTTWPTRPASPDPNRPPPRSIWRSDSDDDTPVKRRAQSSSSNTRQLSTSRPPTTAPVQLPRGWLRDYDSDGRLYYQNVVTRHRQYDPPRAVSDVQYAEPSAPRFTDPSPSYNELRPSAPISPIQPVHNLPSYESYLVTIKPLAPGWIEKFESDGKSYFIDIISGVFTHNRPVSELVEPAVDCRNQKLAAGWIVKMNNSTGETYYYNSITRDVSQFKPMFNEKAVELPSEWHEIVGQLPIGWHAGIDLQGCIYYRNPARDLTVWYRPRCETPAEEENNENEGGAQIERRTMSQLYRQRRHVSQEDTISHHPSVEDLSSNHRPSHQPIRQQASHTRSLIEPVSNSYELFNLNRIWLQAEKELNILICLYQTPSVSEEDEPLPPGWAQSVAPNGRVFYIDHNNRITLWEHPNRRLRSSSLATNASSSLDVPEPLARASSNEDLLNDLGPLPPGWEERVHTDGRIFYINHSSRVTQWEDPRLQKLGGPAVPYSRDYKQKYDYFRSKLRRPHNVPNKVDIKIRRSNILEDSYRIVSGVKRHELLKTRLWIEFEGEVGLDYGGVAREWFYLLSREMFNPYYGLFEYSAVDNYTLQINPLSGIANEDHLSYFKFIGRIAGMAVYHGKLLDGFFIRPFYKMMLGKPITLADMEAVDSEYYNSLKWILENDPTDLDLTFSVDQESFGETVEKELVYGGKDLTVDNQNKAHYIDLIIKWRFVSRVKEQMLAFMEGFNDLIPQNLLQIFDENEVELLLCGLQDIDVNDWKQNTVYKGEYNPNHPVIVNLWKAVYSFNNEMRSRLLQFVTGTSRVPMNGFRELHGSNGPQLFTIEKWGHSNQLPRAHTCFNRLDLPLYPTYAELRQKLITAVESTAGFEGVD comes from the exons ATGGCTGAAAATAACCCTCCATCAATTTATGGATTACCAGCGAATAGG CATGATGAAAACACGAAATTGCTACGAGTCATGGTCATTGCTGGGATTCACTTAGCGAAGAAAGATATATTCGGTGCCAG CGATCCTTATGTAAGGATATACCTGCTAGGTGGCGGCACTGGAGATTCAGCAGCTATTATTGATATAGCTCAGACTCGCACTATTAAAAAG ACATTGAATCCTTTTTGGAGTGAAGAATTTATATTCCGG GTCATACCTGAAGAACACAGATTGCTATTTGATGTGTATGATGAAAATCGTATG ACACGAGATGACTTCTTGGGGCAAGTTGAAATTCCTTTGAGTCACCTCAGAACAGAAAGTCCCAATTTCAGAATACCTAATAGAGATTATATCCTCAGACCAAGAAG CACAAGGTCACGAGTAAAAGGTCATCTACGTTTATATCTGGGATTTAAAGAAGAAGTCGAACAGCCCGAGGAAGAGGAGCAACAGACTGAAGAAGAACAAACTGAGGAGACAGCGGAAAATGAGGTAGACTTTTCAGTGTttgaatcatcatcatctcccCATGAGAGACAG CCTGGTTGGGAGATGGTCACTCGTCACCCGGTTGGAGGTACTATACACGCCGAAAGAACCGGATCATTATCGATGCAACCGGACGAAGATGCGGTGGAAGAGGAAGAAGAGGGTGATACAGTGAATCAGTCGACGGAGGCCGAACAGGAGAATCCTTTACCGTCTGGCTGGGAGGAACGAGTCGACGCAAATGGTCGAACGTTTTATGTTAATCATATGAGTCGTACTACGCAATGGGAAAGACCTGCCCC TGATGGTTCGAGTAGGTTACCAAGCGGCTGGGAAGAACGACGTGATTTCAACGGGCGTACGTACTATTACAATGTGGTCACCCGCTCTACGACTTGGGAACGACCAACGAg cgaTGATGCCAGTCGTCGTCGGAATTCCCAGTCGGATTCAGATTTTAGTCTTTGGTCGCACATGGTGACCGGTTATCTGGGTCGAAGACCGCATTCTTCATCGGATCTCGAAATATTGAGTGTCGATGAATCTTCTACGCAACCGTTACCCGAAGGATGGATTGAAAAGAGAGATTTCAACAACCGAGTTTACTTCTATTGTCCGGCTACAAAGCAGTCATCGCTTATCAGACCGACTAA GTCTGCACCGATTATGGATAGTCTGTCGCCAGTTGGTTCAATAACTACAGAAGATTCTGGAATGGCCAGTTGTCCCGAGTTATCAGAACATCAATATACTTTattaaataattcatcttctgCTGTTCAAGATAATATCGAACcagttactgacactgatGAAATATCAGATATTGGCGCAGATGTATCTGAAATTACAGTTTTACCCAATCGTttggaagatatttcaaatggcGAACCCTCGCAACGTGAGACTCGGAAATCTGttgaagaaataaaaatcCTACCAAATGACGAAAGTAACGAAGCTTGGTCGAAATGGTATCAAAAGGTAACCGATCATATTCACAGTCAGAAACAACCGGCGAAGCAACCGCCCCCGCCGGAGCCACAAGACCTGCCACCGGGCTGGATCTCAAAACAAGACTTTAACGGCCGCATGTACTATTATAATACCATTACGAAAAAAGCGAGCAAAACGTTTCCAACCgaaccagcagcagcagcagcagcagcagcagcagcagaagaGTTTGAACACGATTCACGTCGACTGAGTGGTGATTTTGACGGAGCAGTTCGAGGGGTTACACCGCGACGGATATCAGCAGTAGACAACGCTAGTGCACTTCCAGATGGTTGGATAATTGAACGCGATGCTCGAGGAAAGATTAATTACTTCGATCCGGTCAACTTTGTCTGTACCTACATCAGACCGACTCG ACCTGTATCCACCAGCAGAACTTCAACTGTTGAAACATCATCTGGCGGTTCAACAGGTATTGGCAGTCAACAAACACCGATTGAAGTGCGTCAAATTTTACCTCGCGGTTGGATAATGAAACATGATAACGATGGTAATCTACTCTACTATAACATGGTAACTATGGAATGTAGATCGACCCCTCCAACTAT AGGTGCGTATGAATCTATTAAGAAGAAGATTTGGAGTGGTACTTCACATTCAAG aaaaGCGGATGGTATTGAGTCGTTGAATAAGCAGCTACCAGCGGGTTGGGTCACTCGTAATGGCTTTAATGGTAACATATACTTCTATAACACGATTACTAAACTCAGTTCGGATAAAATGCCTGGTAAAAAACCACA AGAACCAGCTGAACAACCTCGGGCAACAAGTTATGAATCTCATGA ATTAGATCGAGAAGAAATACGTCTGTTAAACGCACAAATCCCGGCAGGATGGGTAGCCAGACGTGATTATAACGGCCAGATTTATTACTACAATATATACTCAAGGAAATCAAGTAAATCCTGGCCGACTAG CGCTGCTACACCGGCTGATATTGATGTACCCTCAGAGCCTCCTCCTGTGCCTGAGGTTCCGCCACCACCATTAGATTCACCAATTGATGATCAGTCTCGACCACGGCCAGTGAAACGTCATCA aataaatgatgaagaattGCGTCAGTTACAGCTTCAACTACCAGACGGATGGACCGCTAAACGTGACTTCAACGGTCGTATTTACTACTATAGTTACTCATATGGACGATCGATGACAACTTGGCCGACAAG ACCAGCATCTCCGGACCCGAATCGACCCCCGCCTCGATCAATATGGAGATCAGACAGTGATGACGACACTCCAGTAAA GCGAAGAGCTCAGTCTTCTAGCTCTAATACTCGACAACTGTCAACATCCAGACCACCCACAACTGCACCAGT TCAATTGCCTCGTGGTTGGTTGAGGGATTATGACAGCGATGGAAGATTGTATTATCAAAATGTAGTAACTCGACACAGACAATATGATCCTCCTCG AGCTGTAAGTGATGTCCAGTATGCTGAACCATCGGCTCCTAGATTCACAGATCCGTCTCCTTCGTACAATGAACTGAGGCCATCTGCTCCTATTTCACCGATTCAACCTGTTCACAATCTACCGTCCTACGAATCGTACTTGGTGACGATTAAACCGCTCGCTCCAGGTTGGATCGAGAAGTTCGAGAGTGACGGAAAGTCTTATTTCATCGATATAATTTCCGGAGTATTCACTCATAATCGACCTGTTTC GGAACTGGTTGAACCAGCTGTTGATTGTCGTAACCAGAAATTGGCTGCGGGATGGATTGTCAAAATGAACAACTCAACTGGTGAAACCTACTATTATAATTCAATTACACGGGATGTTTCACAGTTTAAACCAATGTT TAACGAAAAAGCAGTTGAATTGCCGAGTGAGTGGCATGAAATCGTCGGACAGCTACCGATAGGGTGGCACGCCGGGATCGACTTACAGGGCTGCATTTACTATCGAAACCCGGCACGAGATTTAACAGTGTGGTATAGACCACGGTg tgaaacgcCTGCGGAGGAGGAgaacaatgaaaatgaaggaGGAGCTCAAATTGAACGGCGTACGATGTCTCAGTTATACAGACAGAGACGACACGTCAGTCAGGAAGATACGATTAGTCATCATCCGAGCGTGGAAGATTTATCATCGAATCATCGCCCCTCACATCAACCAATCAGGCAGCAGGCATCTCATACCCGTAGTCTAATAGAACCGGTAAGTAATTCATATGAACTCTTTAATCTTAACCGGATCTGGCTACAGGCTGAAAAAGAACTCAATATAttgatttgtttatatcaGACTCCCTCTGTATCAGAAGAAGATGAACCATTACCCCCGGGCTGGGCCCAGTCAGTCGCTCCAAACGGACGCGTATTTTACATCGATCATAACAATAGAATTACATTATGG GAGCATCCGAATAGAAGATTGCGTAGTTCTAGCTTAGCTACAAATGCTTCGTCGAGTTTAGACGTGCCTGAACCTCTTGCCCGTGCCTCGTCTAATGAGGATCTACTTAATGACTTGGGTCCGTTACCG CCTGGTTGGGAGGAAAGAGTGCATACAGATGGACGAATATTTTACATAAATCACA GTAGCAGAGTTACTCAATGGGAAGATCCAAGACTACAAAAATTAGGTGGACCA GCTGTACCATATTCTCGGGACTATAAGCAAAAATATGACTACTTCAGATCAAAGTTACGGAGACCA CATAATGTGCCAAATAAAGTTGACATCAAAATTCGGCGTTCAAATATATTGGAAGATTCGTATAGGATTGTATCAGGGGTAAAACGACATGAATTACTGAAAACAAG ATTATGGATAGAATTTGAAGGCGAAGTCGGTTTAGATTACGGAGGTGTCGCGAGAGAGTGGTTTTATCTGCTGTCTAGAGAAATGTTCAATCCTTATTACgggttatttgaatattcagcTGT GGATAATTATACGCTACAAATCAACCCATTATCAGGTATAGCGAATGAGGatcatctttcatatttcaaattcatcggACGTATTGCTGGTATGGCTGTTTATCATGgcaaactattagatg GTTTCTTTATTCGACCGTTCTATAAGATGATGTTGGGTAAGCCGATTACCCTAGCCGATATGGAGGCCGTCGATTCTGAATATTACAATTCTCTTAAATGGATCTTGGAGAATGATCCAACCGATTTAGATTTGACATTTTCGGTTGACCAGGAATCCTTCGGAGAG aCAGTAGAAAAGGAACTTGTTTATGGTGGTAAAGACTTGACAGTTGATAACCAAAATAAAGCCCACTATATCGA tttgattaTCAAATGGCGATTCGTATCGCGTGTGAAGGAACAAATGCTCGCATTTATGGAAGGATTCAACGACCTCATACCGCAAAACTTGTTACAGATATTCGATGAGAATGAAGTTGAA TTGTTGCTGTGCGGTCTTCAAGATATCGATGTCAATGACTGGAAACAAAACACTGTTTACAAAGGAGAATACAATCCAAACCACCCAGTGATTGTCAATTTGTGGAAG gctgtttattcattcaataatGAGATGAGAAGTCGTCTGCTTCAGTTTGTCACAGGAACGTCTCGGGTTCCAATGAACGGGTTCCGTGAGTTACACGGAAGCAATGGACCGCAGTTGTTTACCATCGAGAAATGGGGGCACTCCAATCAGCTGCCCAGAGCTCACACTTG TTTCAACAGATTAGATCTACCTTTATATCCGACGTACGCGGAGCTGAGACAGAAACTGATTACCGCTGTCGAGAGTACAGCCGGATTCGAAGGCGTTGATTAA
- the LOC141906479 gene encoding uncharacterized protein LOC141906479 isoform X2 has protein sequence MVTGYLGRRPHSSSDLEILSVDESSTQPLPEGWIEKRDFNNRVYFYCPATKQSSLIRPTKSAPIMDSLSPVGSITTEDSGMASCPELSEHQYTLLNNSSSAVQDNIEPVTDTDEISDIGADVSEITVLPNRLEDISNGEPSQRETRKSVEEIKILPNDESNEAWSKWYQKVTDHIHSQKQPAKQPPPPEPQDLPPGWISKQDFNGRMYYYNTITKKASKTFPTEPAAAAAAAAAAEEFEHDSRRLSGDFDGAVRGVTPRRISAVDNASALPDGWIIERDARGKINYFDPVNFVCTYIRPTRPVSTSRTSTVETSSGGSTGIGSQQTPIEVRQILPRGWIMKHDNDGNLLYYNMVTMECRSTPPTIGAYESIKKKIWSGTSHSRKADGIESLNKQLPAGWVTRNGFNGNIYFYNTITKLSSDKMPGKKPQEPAEQPRATSYESHELDREEIRLLNAQIPAGWVARRDYNGQIYYYNIYSRKSSKSWPTSAATPADIDVPSEPPPVPEVPPPPLDSPIDDQSRPRPVKRHQINDEELRQLQLQLPDGWTAKRDFNGRIYYYSYSYGRSMTTWPTRPASPDPNRPPPRSIWRSDSDDDTPVKRRAQSSSSNTRQLSTSRPPTTAPVQLPRGWLRDYDSDGRLYYQNVVTRHRQYDPPRAVSDVQYAEPSAPRFTDPSPSYNELRPSAPISPIQPVHNLPSYESYLVTIKPLAPGWIEKFESDGKSYFIDIISGVFTHNRPVSELVEPAVDCRNQKLAAGWIVKMNNSTGETYYYNSITRDVSQFKPMFNEKAVELPSEWHEIVGQLPIGWHAGIDLQGCIYYRNPARDLTVWYRPRCETPAEEENNENEGGAQIERRTMSQLYRQRRHVSQEDTISHHPSVEDLSSNHRPSHQPIRQQASHTRSLIEPVSNSYELFNLNRIWLQAEKELNILICLYQTPSVSEEDEPLPPGWAQSVAPNGRVFYIDHNNRITLWEHPNRRLRSSSLATNASSSLDVPEPLARASSNEDLLNDLGPLPPGWEERVHTDGRIFYINHSSRVTQWEDPRLQKLGGPAVPYSRDYKQKYDYFRSKLRRPHNVPNKVDIKIRRSNILEDSYRIVSGVKRHELLKTRLWIEFEGEVGLDYGGVAREWFYLLSREMFNPYYGLFEYSAVDNYTLQINPLSGIANEDHLSYFKFIGRIAGMAVYHGKLLDGFFIRPFYKMMLGKPITLADMEAVDSEYYNSLKWILENDPTDLDLTFSVDQESFGETVEKELVYGGKDLTVDNQNKAHYIDLIIKWRFVSRVKEQMLAFMEGFNDLIPQNLLQIFDENEVELLLCGLQDIDVNDWKQNTVYKGEYNPNHPVIVNLWKAVYSFNNEMRSRLLQFVTGTSRVPMNGFRELHGSNGPQLFTIEKWGHSNQLPRAHTCFNRLDLPLYPTYAELRQKLITAVESTAGFEGVD, from the exons ATGGTGACCGGTTATCTGGGTCGAAGACCGCATTCTTCATCGGATCTCGAAATATTGAGTGTCGATGAATCTTCTACGCAACCGTTACCCGAAGGATGGATTGAAAAGAGAGATTTCAACAACCGAGTTTACTTCTATTGTCCGGCTACAAAGCAGTCATCGCTTATCAGACCGACTAA GTCTGCACCGATTATGGATAGTCTGTCGCCAGTTGGTTCAATAACTACAGAAGATTCTGGAATGGCCAGTTGTCCCGAGTTATCAGAACATCAATATACTTTattaaataattcatcttctgCTGTTCAAGATAATATCGAACcagttactgacactgatGAAATATCAGATATTGGCGCAGATGTATCTGAAATTACAGTTTTACCCAATCGTttggaagatatttcaaatggcGAACCCTCGCAACGTGAGACTCGGAAATCTGttgaagaaataaaaatcCTACCAAATGACGAAAGTAACGAAGCTTGGTCGAAATGGTATCAAAAGGTAACCGATCATATTCACAGTCAGAAACAACCGGCGAAGCAACCGCCCCCGCCGGAGCCACAAGACCTGCCACCGGGCTGGATCTCAAAACAAGACTTTAACGGCCGCATGTACTATTATAATACCATTACGAAAAAAGCGAGCAAAACGTTTCCAACCgaaccagcagcagcagcagcagcagcagcagcagcagaagaGTTTGAACACGATTCACGTCGACTGAGTGGTGATTTTGACGGAGCAGTTCGAGGGGTTACACCGCGACGGATATCAGCAGTAGACAACGCTAGTGCACTTCCAGATGGTTGGATAATTGAACGCGATGCTCGAGGAAAGATTAATTACTTCGATCCGGTCAACTTTGTCTGTACCTACATCAGACCGACTCG ACCTGTATCCACCAGCAGAACTTCAACTGTTGAAACATCATCTGGCGGTTCAACAGGTATTGGCAGTCAACAAACACCGATTGAAGTGCGTCAAATTTTACCTCGCGGTTGGATAATGAAACATGATAACGATGGTAATCTACTCTACTATAACATGGTAACTATGGAATGTAGATCGACCCCTCCAACTAT AGGTGCGTATGAATCTATTAAGAAGAAGATTTGGAGTGGTACTTCACATTCAAG aaaaGCGGATGGTATTGAGTCGTTGAATAAGCAGCTACCAGCGGGTTGGGTCACTCGTAATGGCTTTAATGGTAACATATACTTCTATAACACGATTACTAAACTCAGTTCGGATAAAATGCCTGGTAAAAAACCACA AGAACCAGCTGAACAACCTCGGGCAACAAGTTATGAATCTCATGA ATTAGATCGAGAAGAAATACGTCTGTTAAACGCACAAATCCCGGCAGGATGGGTAGCCAGACGTGATTATAACGGCCAGATTTATTACTACAATATATACTCAAGGAAATCAAGTAAATCCTGGCCGACTAG CGCTGCTACACCGGCTGATATTGATGTACCCTCAGAGCCTCCTCCTGTGCCTGAGGTTCCGCCACCACCATTAGATTCACCAATTGATGATCAGTCTCGACCACGGCCAGTGAAACGTCATCA aataaatgatgaagaattGCGTCAGTTACAGCTTCAACTACCAGACGGATGGACCGCTAAACGTGACTTCAACGGTCGTATTTACTACTATAGTTACTCATATGGACGATCGATGACAACTTGGCCGACAAG ACCAGCATCTCCGGACCCGAATCGACCCCCGCCTCGATCAATATGGAGATCAGACAGTGATGACGACACTCCAGTAAA GCGAAGAGCTCAGTCTTCTAGCTCTAATACTCGACAACTGTCAACATCCAGACCACCCACAACTGCACCAGT TCAATTGCCTCGTGGTTGGTTGAGGGATTATGACAGCGATGGAAGATTGTATTATCAAAATGTAGTAACTCGACACAGACAATATGATCCTCCTCG AGCTGTAAGTGATGTCCAGTATGCTGAACCATCGGCTCCTAGATTCACAGATCCGTCTCCTTCGTACAATGAACTGAGGCCATCTGCTCCTATTTCACCGATTCAACCTGTTCACAATCTACCGTCCTACGAATCGTACTTGGTGACGATTAAACCGCTCGCTCCAGGTTGGATCGAGAAGTTCGAGAGTGACGGAAAGTCTTATTTCATCGATATAATTTCCGGAGTATTCACTCATAATCGACCTGTTTC GGAACTGGTTGAACCAGCTGTTGATTGTCGTAACCAGAAATTGGCTGCGGGATGGATTGTCAAAATGAACAACTCAACTGGTGAAACCTACTATTATAATTCAATTACACGGGATGTTTCACAGTTTAAACCAATGTT TAACGAAAAAGCAGTTGAATTGCCGAGTGAGTGGCATGAAATCGTCGGACAGCTACCGATAGGGTGGCACGCCGGGATCGACTTACAGGGCTGCATTTACTATCGAAACCCGGCACGAGATTTAACAGTGTGGTATAGACCACGGTg tgaaacgcCTGCGGAGGAGGAgaacaatgaaaatgaaggaGGAGCTCAAATTGAACGGCGTACGATGTCTCAGTTATACAGACAGAGACGACACGTCAGTCAGGAAGATACGATTAGTCATCATCCGAGCGTGGAAGATTTATCATCGAATCATCGCCCCTCACATCAACCAATCAGGCAGCAGGCATCTCATACCCGTAGTCTAATAGAACCGGTAAGTAATTCATATGAACTCTTTAATCTTAACCGGATCTGGCTACAGGCTGAAAAAGAACTCAATATAttgatttgtttatatcaGACTCCCTCTGTATCAGAAGAAGATGAACCATTACCCCCGGGCTGGGCCCAGTCAGTCGCTCCAAACGGACGCGTATTTTACATCGATCATAACAATAGAATTACATTATGG GAGCATCCGAATAGAAGATTGCGTAGTTCTAGCTTAGCTACAAATGCTTCGTCGAGTTTAGACGTGCCTGAACCTCTTGCCCGTGCCTCGTCTAATGAGGATCTACTTAATGACTTGGGTCCGTTACCG CCTGGTTGGGAGGAAAGAGTGCATACAGATGGACGAATATTTTACATAAATCACA GTAGCAGAGTTACTCAATGGGAAGATCCAAGACTACAAAAATTAGGTGGACCA GCTGTACCATATTCTCGGGACTATAAGCAAAAATATGACTACTTCAGATCAAAGTTACGGAGACCA CATAATGTGCCAAATAAAGTTGACATCAAAATTCGGCGTTCAAATATATTGGAAGATTCGTATAGGATTGTATCAGGGGTAAAACGACATGAATTACTGAAAACAAG ATTATGGATAGAATTTGAAGGCGAAGTCGGTTTAGATTACGGAGGTGTCGCGAGAGAGTGGTTTTATCTGCTGTCTAGAGAAATGTTCAATCCTTATTACgggttatttgaatattcagcTGT GGATAATTATACGCTACAAATCAACCCATTATCAGGTATAGCGAATGAGGatcatctttcatatttcaaattcatcggACGTATTGCTGGTATGGCTGTTTATCATGgcaaactattagatg GTTTCTTTATTCGACCGTTCTATAAGATGATGTTGGGTAAGCCGATTACCCTAGCCGATATGGAGGCCGTCGATTCTGAATATTACAATTCTCTTAAATGGATCTTGGAGAATGATCCAACCGATTTAGATTTGACATTTTCGGTTGACCAGGAATCCTTCGGAGAG aCAGTAGAAAAGGAACTTGTTTATGGTGGTAAAGACTTGACAGTTGATAACCAAAATAAAGCCCACTATATCGA tttgattaTCAAATGGCGATTCGTATCGCGTGTGAAGGAACAAATGCTCGCATTTATGGAAGGATTCAACGACCTCATACCGCAAAACTTGTTACAGATATTCGATGAGAATGAAGTTGAA TTGTTGCTGTGCGGTCTTCAAGATATCGATGTCAATGACTGGAAACAAAACACTGTTTACAAAGGAGAATACAATCCAAACCACCCAGTGATTGTCAATTTGTGGAAG gctgtttattcattcaataatGAGATGAGAAGTCGTCTGCTTCAGTTTGTCACAGGAACGTCTCGGGTTCCAATGAACGGGTTCCGTGAGTTACACGGAAGCAATGGACCGCAGTTGTTTACCATCGAGAAATGGGGGCACTCCAATCAGCTGCCCAGAGCTCACACTTG TTTCAACAGATTAGATCTACCTTTATATCCGACGTACGCGGAGCTGAGACAGAAACTGATTACCGCTGTCGAGAGTACAGCCGGATTCGAAGGCGTTGATTAA